The Brachyspira hyodysenteriae ATCC 27164 genome includes a window with the following:
- a CDS encoding DUF5682 family protein, with product MKKADKINKDSIKDNNNFDECFKESIKDNVIFFPIRHHSPACSYHLKKIFESFKPDAVLIEGPSDCNDLMKYMIEEDTKAPFCIYSSYVDGNNEKYRCYYPFLDYSPEFTAIRESLKNNIHCSFIDMNYAFMIENSKKDSEPEKENNNNNNNEENSEDIDSNKENDSEDKKKKLISIYDNDDNKFNVNAYTVELTKKAGLRTFAELWERDFEINGILKESKEFIKSVYALGYYMRLIEDEDFETRNREYVMALNVKEALEKYNRVLVVTGSFHTKGIIDKLKEDEKDNKKLNKEYKNLKEYIISNTANYLIPYSFEDADARKGYRAGIEFPAFYNLVYKELENYSSKNDTDNIGNMYLDVVMSFIIKASNIDRHNHNVSIPDCINAYYMAVNLAKLRGKHSAGVYELIDAAKSAFVKGDISLENTSNLDLMMKLLSGMANGQVSSKSIVPPVVIDFRNKCKEYRIKTDKTEEKESKLDIVKDKSHFEKSKFFHKMKFLDTGFCKLEKGPDYVNKVNKNLAREIWKYEYKTAVEAALIDKSVYGVTIEELASNLIVERLNAHIDASEVSKLLIEANVMGLYSFFYDNYNKIEETVLNDNNFVSLCYCLNNLSYLANMEAINDNLSKERESLFDNYDIISVIEALAKQVFILAVINMDSMKNLNEEEALKNSHYIKNLYSFTLENPNWCDMDMFNDKIDLMLDNTFGSSHIYAVCLALKYKSGRLSADEFSAIVSSFMESSDIEAASYFLNGILLAARDILFINENIISSIDSAIKKLDDEKFMEVLPNFRYAFSNLSPIEIERLSAIIAERYNINKNKILIDVNLSIEEIQLASQIDNEVFELIRKTL from the coding sequence ATGAAAAAAGCGGATAAAATAAATAAAGATAGTATAAAAGATAATAATAATTTTGATGAGTGTTTTAAAGAAAGCATAAAAGATAATGTAATATTCTTTCCTATAAGACACCATTCGCCAGCATGCTCATATCATTTGAAGAAAATTTTTGAGAGTTTTAAGCCTGACGCTGTACTTATAGAAGGTCCAAGCGATTGTAATGATTTGATGAAGTATATGATTGAAGAGGATACTAAAGCACCTTTTTGTATTTATTCAAGCTATGTTGATGGTAATAATGAAAAATACAGATGTTATTATCCTTTTTTGGATTATTCTCCAGAGTTTACCGCTATAAGAGAATCATTAAAAAATAATATTCATTGCAGTTTTATTGATATGAATTATGCCTTTATGATAGAAAATTCCAAAAAAGATTCAGAACCTGAAAAAGAAAATAATAATAATAATAATAATGAAGAAAATTCAGAAGATATAGATAGTAATAAAGAAAATGATAGTGAAGATAAAAAAAAGAAATTAATATCTATTTATGATAATGATGATAATAAATTCAATGTTAATGCTTATACTGTAGAGCTTACAAAAAAGGCAGGACTTAGAACTTTTGCCGAGCTTTGGGAAAGAGATTTCGAGATAAATGGAATACTTAAAGAAAGTAAGGAGTTTATAAAAAGTGTTTATGCATTAGGCTATTATATGCGTTTGATAGAAGATGAGGATTTTGAAACTAGAAACAGAGAATATGTAATGGCTTTGAATGTTAAAGAGGCATTAGAAAAATATAATAGAGTTTTGGTAGTTACAGGAAGTTTTCATACTAAAGGTATAATAGATAAATTAAAAGAAGATGAAAAAGATAATAAAAAATTAAATAAAGAATATAAAAATTTAAAAGAATATATAATTTCAAATACAGCAAACTATTTGATACCATATTCATTTGAAGATGCTGATGCAAGAAAAGGATACAGAGCAGGAATAGAGTTTCCGGCATTTTATAATTTAGTTTATAAAGAGCTTGAAAATTACAGCAGTAAAAATGATACAGATAATATTGGAAATATGTATTTAGATGTTGTTATGTCATTTATAATAAAGGCTTCAAATATAGACAGACATAATCATAATGTAAGCATACCAGATTGTATTAATGCTTATTATATGGCAGTTAATCTTGCAAAATTAAGAGGCAAGCATTCTGCGGGAGTTTATGAACTTATAGATGCTGCTAAAAGTGCATTTGTTAAAGGTGATATATCTTTAGAGAATACAAGCAATCTTGATTTAATGATGAAGCTTCTTTCAGGTATGGCAAATGGTCAGGTATCATCAAAAAGTATAGTTCCTCCTGTTGTTATAGATTTTAGAAATAAATGCAAAGAATATAGAATAAAAACTGATAAAACAGAAGAAAAAGAATCTAAATTAGATATAGTAAAAGATAAAAGTCATTTTGAAAAAAGTAAATTTTTCCATAAGATGAAATTTTTAGATACAGGATTTTGCAAATTAGAAAAAGGTCCTGACTATGTTAATAAAGTAAATAAGAATTTAGCTAGAGAAATTTGGAAATATGAATATAAAACTGCTGTAGAGGCGGCTTTAATAGATAAATCTGTTTATGGTGTAACAATAGAAGAGTTAGCATCAAATTTAATAGTTGAAAGACTTAATGCTCATATAGATGCTAGTGAAGTTTCAAAACTTTTAATAGAAGCTAATGTTATGGGATTATACAGTTTTTTTTATGACAACTATAATAAAATAGAAGAAACTGTACTTAATGATAATAATTTTGTTAGTCTTTGCTATTGTCTTAATAATTTATCATATTTAGCCAATATGGAAGCTATTAATGATAATTTATCAAAAGAGAGAGAATCTTTATTTGATAATTATGATATAATATCTGTTATAGAGGCATTGGCTAAGCAGGTATTTATACTTGCTGTTATAAATATGGATTCTATGAAGAATTTAAATGAAGAGGAAGCATTAAAAAATTCACATTATATAAAAAATCTTTATTCTTTTACATTAGAAAATCCTAATTGGTGCGATATGGATATGTTTAATGATAAGATAGATTTAATGCTTGATAATACATTCGGAAGTTCTCATATATATGCAGTTTGCTTGGCTTTAAAATACAAATCTGGAAGACTGAGTGCTGATGAATTTTCTGCTATAGTATCTTCATTTATGGAATCTTCTGATATAGAAGCCGCATCATATTTTTTGAATGGAATACTTCTTGCTGCCAGAGATATATTATTTATTAATGAAAATATAATCAGCAGTATAGATTCAGCAATAAAAAAATTAGATGATGAAAAATTTATGGAGGTACTTCCTAATTTCAGATATGCCTTTTCAAATTTAAGTCCTATAGAAATAGAACGTTTATCAGCAATCATAGCTGAGAGATATAATATTAATAAAAATAAAATATTAATTGATGTTAATTTATCTATAGAAGAAATTCAATTGGCTTCGCAAATAGATAATGAAGTTTTTGAATTGATAAGAAAAACTTTATGA
- a CDS encoding TolC family protein — MKFYVTLVLTLILSLSLYSQDTNLTDDITNDANVSNESPEINKISITLEDALMMAFDASKTLKQAEYDVRIAQVQKDATFSDLFMPSLSVSGGLNLAESKEYSINEVNTGIYSSPDTWSASATLSKTLFTGFRNWNSDRAKDVNLKMKKDTYYDERLNVDLNTKLNFYNTFVAQENYRVYLQQQLNYSNRMRESYIKYRNGQVSEYEYLNAKVQYETTKPQVITLSNQYQSLKLTFIRQIGLTNVADEVDLVGNILDATNIALPDMAYDDLLTIIMNNNIELKNMASNLEMLEYNRKVARSYLWPTLSANANVGITTVDKIKMENGTFKKNREGEFNWGVGFSLNYSLDSLLPFSSTAKGAEEIELSIKQMEVTYDELRDTIEINSRDLISTARSQAVNLQSQAENARTAAYALQMAQRQYRGGTISTLELNDAEITYLNAQLAYLQAIYDYFSSTLQILKLLGA; from the coding sequence GTGAAATTTTATGTTACTCTGGTTTTAACTTTAATATTAAGTCTGTCTTTATACTCTCAAGATACAAATTTAACCGATGATATTACAAATGATGCAAATGTATCAAATGAATCCCCAGAGATAAATAAAATCTCTATAACTTTAGAAGATGCCTTGATGATGGCTTTTGATGCTAGTAAAACATTAAAACAGGCCGAATATGATGTACGTATAGCACAAGTTCAAAAAGATGCTACTTTTTCTGATTTATTTATGCCTTCTTTAAGTGTAAGCGGCGGATTGAATTTGGCAGAATCCAAAGAATATTCTATTAATGAGGTGAATACAGGTATTTATTCTAGTCCAGATACTTGGTCTGCTTCTGCTACTTTATCCAAAACATTATTTACAGGATTTAGAAATTGGAATTCAGATAGAGCAAAAGATGTTAATTTAAAAATGAAAAAAGATACATATTATGATGAAAGACTTAATGTAGATCTTAATACAAAATTAAATTTTTATAATACATTTGTGGCTCAAGAAAATTACAGAGTATATTTACAGCAGCAGCTCAATTACAGTAATAGAATGAGAGAGTCATACATAAAATATAGAAATGGACAAGTTTCAGAATATGAATATTTAAATGCCAAAGTACAATATGAAACTACAAAGCCTCAGGTTATAACTTTAAGCAATCAATATCAAAGTTTGAAACTTACATTTATAAGACAAATAGGACTTACAAATGTTGCTGATGAAGTAGATTTAGTTGGAAATATACTAGATGCCACTAATATAGCATTGCCGGATATGGCTTATGATGATTTGCTTACTATTATAATGAATAATAATATAGAATTAAAAAATATGGCTAGTAATTTAGAAATGTTAGAGTATAATAGAAAAGTAGCAAGAAGTTATTTATGGCCTACTTTATCAGCAAATGCTAATGTAGGAATTACTACAGTAGATAAAATAAAAATGGAGAATGGTACATTTAAGAAAAATAGGGAAGGAGAATTCAACTGGGGAGTTGGTTTTTCTCTCAACTATAGTCTTGATTCACTTTTGCCTTTTTCTTCTACAGCAAAGGGTGCTGAGGAAATTGAGCTTAGCATAAAGCAAATGGAAGTAACTTATGATGAATTAAGAGATACCATAGAAATAAATAGCAGAGATTTAATTTCTACTGCAAGGTCCCAAGCGGTGAATTTACAGTCGCAGGCAGAAAATGCCAGAACAGCAGCTTATGCTTTACAAATGGCACAAAGGCAGTACCGCGGAGGAACAATATCCACACTTGAACTTAATGATGCCGAAATTACATATTTGAATGCCCAGCTTGCATATTTACAGGCTATATATGATTATTTTTCAAGCACTTTACAAATATTAAAGCTTTTAGGTGCTTAA
- a CDS encoding efflux RND transporter periplasmic adaptor subunit: MMRRVSIIILSFVLILSVLSISCKKAAVDLKKKENPISVLVAAPIKQPLEEYLDLSAEIKAIKEVEISSDVPGKIANILKYEGSFVNKGDTIALIDRFVIGANYAYAPARTPISGYVTTTYMAVGASIAASTPIANVADISQLEVEIQVPERSIAGIELGQKVIIRVPSAPNKEIEATITKRDYAVNPSTRTLMVKALIDNKERLLLPGMFSDVSILLNSADNVFVIPNSAMFSDDLGKNYIYVVKEDTSNNPPSEVKAANSTNAQYRAYTREVNVLFTSKDKVALSGGLEEGEEVVMFGREFLKNGSLVNRIENDPTILEYITPPTAVASADTNIINNTAAAKPATTKPAANTNTTVKNNTTTQKPAAVAKPTTTKPAATVRNNTPAAEKPNTTTTVEKPKEPETNTSNNDTIYSVGG; the protein is encoded by the coding sequence ATGATGAGAAGAGTAAGTATTATAATATTATCATTTGTTTTAATTTTATCCGTTTTATCTATTTCATGTAAAAAAGCTGCAGTAGATCTAAAGAAAAAAGAAAATCCTATAAGTGTATTGGTGGCAGCACCTATAAAGCAGCCTTTAGAGGAGTATTTAGATTTATCAGCTGAGATTAAGGCTATAAAAGAGGTAGAGATATCCTCTGATGTACCTGGAAAAATTGCTAATATATTAAAATATGAAGGAAGTTTTGTTAATAAAGGCGATACAATAGCATTAATAGACAGATTCGTAATAGGTGCAAATTATGCCTATGCTCCTGCAAGAACTCCTATTTCTGGATATGTTACAACTACATATATGGCAGTAGGTGCTTCAATAGCTGCTTCTACTCCTATAGCAAATGTTGCTGATATTAGCCAATTGGAAGTGGAAATACAAGTTCCTGAACGTTCTATCGCAGGAATCGAATTAGGACAAAAAGTAATTATAAGAGTTCCTTCAGCACCTAATAAAGAAATAGAAGCTACTATCACTAAAAGAGATTATGCAGTTAATCCTTCAACTCGTACTTTAATGGTAAAAGCTTTGATAGATAATAAAGAAAGACTTCTTTTACCTGGAATGTTTTCTGATGTATCAATACTTTTAAACTCTGCTGATAATGTATTTGTTATACCAAACAGTGCTATGTTCAGCGATGATTTAGGTAAGAATTATATATATGTTGTTAAAGAAGATACTTCAAACAACCCTCCATCAGAAGTAAAAGCGGCAAATTCAACTAATGCTCAATATAGAGCATATACAAGAGAAGTTAATGTATTATTTACTTCTAAAGATAAAGTGGCTTTAAGCGGAGGACTTGAAGAGGGAGAAGAAGTTGTAATGTTCGGACGTGAATTCTTGAAAAACGGATCATTAGTTAATAGAATAGAAAATGACCCTACTATTTTGGAATATATTACGCCTCCTACTGCAGTTGCTTCAGCTGATACTAATATAATAAATAATACTGCTGCAGCAAAACCTGCTACTACAAAACCAGCAGCAAATACAAATACTACTGTAAAAAATAATACAACAACTCAAAAACCAGCTGCTGTAGCAAAACCTACTACTACAAAACCAGCAGCTACTGTAAGAAACAATACTCCTGCTGCTGAAAAACCTAATACAACAACTACAGTAGAAAAACCAAAAGAACCAGAAACAAATACTTCTAATAATGATACTATATACTCAGTTGGAGGTTGA